A window of Microcystis aeruginosa FD4 contains these coding sequences:
- a CDS encoding RNA-guided endonuclease InsQ/TnpB family protein, which produces MEKAYSYRFYPTPEQESLLRRTLGCVRLVYNKALHLRTQAWYERQERVGYAQTSSMLTDWKKQEELDFLNEVSCVPLQQGLRHLQTAFTNFFAGRTKYPNFKKKHQGGSAEFTKSAFKFKDKQIYLAKCTEPLPIRWSRQIPESCEPSTVTVRLHSSGRWHISIRFDDPTIKPLPPTDKAIGIDLGISSLVITSNGEKVSNPKHFKKHYQRLRKDPKNLSRKQKGSKNREKARIKVARIHAQINDSRKDHLHKLTTQLVRENQTIVVENLAVKNLVKNPKLSQAISDVSWGEITRQLAYKCRWYGRNYLEIDRWFPSSKRCSNCGYIAEKMPLNIREWDCPDCGTHHDRDINASKNILAAGLAVSVCRATIRPEQSKTGAAGAKNPSGQKQKPKS; this is translated from the coding sequence ATGGAAAAAGCCTATTCTTACCGATTTTACCCCACACCCGAACAAGAGTCGCTATTGCGGCGCACTTTGGGCTGTGTAAGATTAGTTTACAATAAAGCTCTCCATCTCAGAACACAAGCTTGGTATGAAAGACAAGAAAGAGTAGGATATGCTCAAACTTCTTCAATGCTAACCGATTGGAAAAAGCAAGAAGAATTAGACTTTCTCAACGAGGTAAGCTGTGTACCTTTACAACAAGGGTTAAGACACCTACAAACAGCTTTCACTAACTTCTTTGCTGGTCGTACTAAGTATCCTAACTTTAAGAAAAAACATCAAGGAGGAAGTGCCGAATTTACTAAGTCAGCTTTTAAATTTAAAGACAAACAAATCTATTTAGCTAAATGCACAGAACCTTTACCTATTCGATGGTCAAGACAAATACCAGAAAGCTGTGAACCAAGCACAGTAACAGTCAGATTACATTCCTCAGGACGTTGGCATATCTCAATAAGATTTGATGACCCAACAATTAAACCCTTACCCCCAACCGATAAAGCCATCGGAATTGACTTAGGAATTAGTAGCCTTGTGATTACCAGCAATGGAGAAAAGGTATCTAATCCTAAGCATTTTAAAAAGCATTATCAGAGACTGCGAAAGGACCCAAAAAATCTTTCTAGAAAACAGAAAGGCTCAAAAAATCGGGAAAAAGCAAGAATCAAAGTGGCAAGGATTCACGCTCAAATCAACGATAGTAGAAAAGACCATTTACACAAGCTAACCACTCAATTAGTTCGTGAAAACCAAACGATTGTGGTTGAGAACTTAGCCGTCAAGAATCTGGTCAAAAACCCGAAATTATCTCAGGCAATATCTGACGTTAGTTGGGGAGAAATTACCCGACAATTAGCTTATAAATGCCGTTGGTATGGGAGAAATTACCTCGAAATAGATAGATGGTTTCCTAGTTCTAAGCGGTGTAGTAATTGTGGGTATATTGCTGAGAAAATGCCGTTAAATATTCGAGAATGGGATTGTCCAGACTGTGGGACTCACCATGACCGAGATATTAACGCTAGTAAAAATATTTTGGCCGCAGGGCTTGCGGTGTCAGTCTGTAGAGCGACCATAAGACCAGAACAGAGTAAAACTGGGGCGGCAGGTGCGAAAAATCCTTCGGGACAGAAGCAGAAACCCAAATCGTGA
- the hpsU gene encoding hormogonium polysaccharide biosynthesis acetyltransferase HpsU, which produces MSPEIRTDEEAWLELRTYDQSWFDRGRSNPIILLWWLVQGILFPLSLHQMDSFRCAVLRLFGAKIGQGVKIRPTARVTYPWKVAIGDYTWIGDDVVIYSLDNVTIGSHCVISQKCYLCTGSHDPGDRSFGLKTTPILIGNGTWIAADCFLAPGVKIGSNVVIGARSSVFADIPAQKVAWGSPCRPQYDRKMNSYSS; this is translated from the coding sequence ATGTCCCCAGAAATCCGCACCGATGAGGAAGCGTGGCTAGAGCTGCGTACCTACGATCAATCTTGGTTCGATCGCGGTCGTTCTAATCCGATTATCCTACTTTGGTGGTTAGTACAAGGAATTCTTTTTCCCCTCAGTTTACATCAGATGGATAGCTTTCGCTGCGCTGTTTTGCGGCTATTCGGGGCTAAAATCGGCCAAGGTGTGAAAATTCGCCCGACGGCAAGGGTGACTTATCCTTGGAAAGTGGCGATCGGCGATTATACTTGGATCGGCGATGATGTGGTGATTTATAGTTTAGATAACGTTACCATCGGCAGTCATTGTGTAATTTCTCAAAAATGCTATCTTTGCACTGGCAGTCACGATCCTGGCGATCGCTCTTTTGGCTTAAAAACCACTCCCATCCTCATCGGTAATGGTACATGGATCGCGGCCGATTGTTTTTTGGCTCCGGGGGTAAAAATTGGCTCTAATGTGGTTATCGGGGCAAGAAGCAGCGTATTTGCCGATATTCCTGCTCAAAAGGTCGCCTGGGGCAGTCCCTGTCGTCCTCAATACGATAGAAAGATGAATTCTTATAGCAGTTAG
- a CDS encoding glycosyltransferase family 2 protein, translating to MFSQSEKIPVSVLIPAKNEESNLPACLESVARADEVFVVDSQSSDRSIEISTNYGANVVQFYFNGRWPKKKNWSLDNLPFRNEWVLIVDCDERITPELWDEIATVIQDPHYNGYYLNRRVFFLGQWIRYGGKYPDWNLRLFKHNSGRYENLNTEDIPNTGDNEVHEHVILDGKVGYLKNDMLHIDFRDIYHWLERHNRYSNWEARVYYNILTGNDESGTIGANFFGDAVQRKRFLKKIWVKLPFKPLLRFILFYFIRLGFLDGKAGYIYGRLLSQYEYQIGVKLYELRQFGGKLNVNAQANPPVKPSEPQPAEMIK from the coding sequence ATGTTTAGTCAATCAGAAAAAATTCCCGTTTCGGTGCTAATTCCCGCCAAAAACGAGGAATCTAACCTTCCCGCTTGTTTAGAGAGTGTTGCTAGGGCTGATGAAGTGTTTGTCGTCGATTCCCAAAGTAGCGATCGCTCGATCGAAATATCTACAAACTATGGTGCTAATGTAGTCCAATTTTATTTTAATGGTCGTTGGCCGAAAAAGAAAAACTGGTCTCTCGATAACCTGCCCTTTCGCAATGAATGGGTATTAATCGTCGATTGTGATGAGAGAATCACCCCCGAACTATGGGACGAAATCGCCACCGTGATCCAAGATCCCCACTATAACGGTTATTATCTCAATCGTCGCGTCTTCTTCCTCGGACAATGGATTCGTTATGGTGGCAAGTATCCCGACTGGAATCTGCGCTTATTTAAACATAATTCGGGCAGATACGAGAATTTAAACACGGAAGATATCCCCAACACGGGAGATAACGAAGTTCACGAACACGTTATCCTCGATGGCAAGGTGGGCTATCTAAAAAATGATATGCTGCACATCGATTTCCGCGATATCTATCATTGGTTAGAAAGACATAATCGTTATTCCAACTGGGAAGCGCGAGTTTATTACAATATTCTCACGGGTAATGATGAAAGCGGCACGATCGGAGCGAACTTCTTCGGTGACGCAGTGCAGAGAAAACGTTTTTTAAAGAAAATTTGGGTAAAACTGCCCTTTAAACCGCTGCTGCGCTTTATTCTCTTTTATTTTATCCGTCTCGGTTTCTTGGATGGCAAAGCTGGTTATATCTACGGTCGTCTTTTGAGTCAGTACGAATACCAAATTGGGGTTAAATTGTACGAATTACGGCAATTTGGCGGTAAATTAAACGTTAATGCCCAGGCTAATCCCCCGGTTAAACCCTCGGAACCTCAACCCGCAGAAATGATTAAATAG